Proteins from one Pelorhabdus rhamnosifermentans genomic window:
- a CDS encoding AzlC family ABC transporter permease produces the protein MKTFRFAIKQIIPLLFSYFFVGIAFGILIHKAGYSAQWAFLAGVFIYAGSMQIVMVSLLTSEVSLYMVAIMTFFINARHIFYGIGFVDRFRKMGWRYPYMVLTMTDETYSVRCSIKYPEDVDEQNIDFYIALICHLLWIFSCTIGALLGQIMPFDMTGIEFSATAFFVTVCINQWRLFGSHIPAIAGFVSAIVFYILFGADTFLLPALSVSLVVMMMMKDRIDIQMGGMKCDN, from the coding sequence TGTCGGTATCGCCTTTGGAATTCTGATCCACAAAGCAGGCTATTCGGCTCAATGGGCTTTTCTGGCTGGAGTTTTCATCTATGCAGGTTCAATGCAGATTGTCATGGTCTCGCTTTTGACCTCCGAAGTGTCGCTGTATATGGTTGCAATTATGACATTCTTTATCAACGCAAGACACATTTTCTACGGCATTGGATTTGTGGATAGGTTTCGCAAGATGGGATGGCGGTATCCCTATATGGTTTTGACTATGACCGATGAAACCTATTCCGTTCGTTGCTCTATCAAATATCCTGAAGATGTGGATGAGCAAAATATAGATTTTTATATTGCATTGATATGTCATTTGCTATGGATTTTTAGTTGCACAATCGGAGCGTTGCTTGGTCAAATAATGCCTTTTGATATGACAGGAATTGAATTTTCCGCTACTGCATTTTTTGTGACGGTTTGTATTAACCAATGGCGTTTATTTGGTTCCCATATCCCTGCAATCGCGGGGTTTGTTAGTGCCATTGTATTCTATATCCTGTTTGGTGCGGACACCTTTTTGCTTCCTGCATTATCGGTCAGCCTGGTCGTAATGATGATGATGAAGGATAGGATTGATATTCAGATGGGAGGAATGAAGTGTGACAATTGA
- a CDS encoding branched-chain amino acid transporter permease codes for MTIDFGSSVMTLIVVALVTGVTRAIPYLLFGGKKELPAAINYLGNVLPASIMIILVVYCLRNIDLTTFPFGLAELLSVAIVIAAQVVKKNTFLSIFLGTACYMILIHTVFLK; via the coding sequence GTGACAATTGATTTTGGATCTTCTGTTATGACTCTGATCGTTGTCGCATTGGTAACGGGGGTTACTCGTGCGATACCGTACCTTTTGTTTGGCGGCAAAAAGGAGCTTCCCGCAGCGATTAACTATCTCGGTAATGTATTACCTGCGTCTATTATGATTATTCTGGTGGTTTACTGTTTGAGAAACATTGATTTGACCACTTTCCCGTTTGGACTTGCGGAGCTGCTTTCTGTTGCTATTGTCATTGCTGCTCAAGTAGTAAAAAAGAATACGTTTCTCAGCATTTTTCTTGGTACAGCGTGTTACATGATTTTGATTCACACTGTGTTTCTTAAATAA
- a CDS encoding DUF255 domain-containing protein, producing the protein MSDIKEIPNKLIDEKSPYLLQHAYNPVNWYPWGEEAFAKAKEEDKPVFLSIGYSTCHWCHVH; encoded by the coding sequence ATGAGTGATATAAAAGAAATACCGAATAAATTGATTGATGAGAAGAGTCCGTACCTGTTGCAGCATGCGTATAATCCAGTGAATTGGTATCCGTGGGGAGAAGAGGCGTTTGCGAAGGCGAAGGAAGAAGATAAGCCTGTGTTTTTAAGTATCGGCTATAGTACGTGCCATTGGTGTCATGTACATTAA
- a CDS encoding TetR/AcrR family transcriptional regulator, whose amino-acid sequence MDEQNSDQLSQPSQSIDDKAHRTRTRRRGGILEDAILQATWNELCEVGYAHLTMEGVATRAETNKAVVYRRWPNKVKLVVAALKRHVPKSINDVPDTGDLRNDVLILLREIAHSLQTIGAETIHGLMIEYVGKDLISFLAQIKRPGTENKFTVAIMTILRNAEMRGEVTLEKISPRIISLPADLLRYELLMTHEPISDKVISEIVDDIFLPLVHS is encoded by the coding sequence ATGGACGAGCAAAATAGTGATCAGCTTTCCCAACCTAGCCAGTCCATTGATGATAAGGCGCATCGCACAAGAACACGACGCCGTGGTGGAATCCTTGAAGATGCCATCCTTCAGGCCACTTGGAATGAACTTTGCGAAGTTGGCTATGCCCATCTGACAATGGAAGGAGTTGCCACACGGGCGGAGACAAATAAAGCTGTAGTATATCGCCGTTGGCCAAATAAGGTCAAGCTTGTCGTTGCAGCATTAAAAAGGCATGTGCCTAAATCTATCAATGATGTTCCCGATACGGGCGATCTGCGTAATGATGTACTTATCCTGCTTCGCGAAATAGCTCATTCTCTGCAAACTATTGGTGCTGAAACCATACATGGTCTCATGATCGAATATGTTGGTAAAGACTTAATCTCTTTTCTTGCGCAAATAAAGCGCCCAGGAACCGAAAACAAGTTCACAGTAGCCATAATGACGATTCTGAGAAACGCTGAAATGCGAGGAGAGGTCACGCTTGAAAAAATCAGTCCTCGGATCATTTCACTGCCCGCTGATTTACTACGATATGAATTACTTATGACCCATGAGCCGATATCTGATAAAGTCATTTCTGAAATCGTTGATGATATTTTTTTACCACTTGTCCATTCATAA
- a CDS encoding MDR family MFS transporter, with protein sequence MTKNKTTVSKLQKEKLDPLVLKVAIILVIGSLAPLLDSTMVNVAIKTIASDLKSTVSVIQWVITGYVLAMGIAVPVSGWADKRFGGKRVYMFSLLVFLAGSVLSALSWNIDSLISFRLLQGVGAGLMIPTLQTLLVQIAGGRNLGRLMSIVSIPALMGPILGPVLGGVIVNSLSWRWIFYINIPICIVALLLAWWGLPTNEPSNNSKQPLDILGILLLSPAFAILIYGITQMSSHGSINSSEVIVPLVIGLCLMGAFVVYALSKKIFPLIDLHLFKSRNFSVSNVLFFLSGIVTNGAMLLLPLYYQQVRGESILFTGLLLIPQGIGMLLTRSWVGRLADRIGSRIIVIISLVVIMIGTLPFAFAGSDTNHVLLAVALLIRGAGLGGLLIPIMASAYRGLSRDQVPDASIATRILQTIGGAFGSAILATIAQHQLSSSYISDIQAVASSYNVAFWWSIGFTVIAIIPALLLPVRKNGAAIR encoded by the coding sequence ATGACAAAAAATAAAACAACTGTCTCAAAACTTCAAAAAGAAAAACTAGACCCGCTGGTACTTAAGGTAGCCATAATCCTGGTGATCGGTTCTCTCGCACCGTTATTGGATTCGACAATGGTTAATGTGGCTATAAAAACAATAGCCAGTGACTTGAAAAGCACAGTTTCGGTCATTCAATGGGTTATCACGGGATATGTGTTGGCAATGGGTATAGCAGTACCAGTTTCAGGATGGGCTGATAAGCGTTTTGGCGGTAAGCGGGTGTATATGTTTTCACTACTAGTATTTTTAGCAGGTTCAGTACTTTCAGCTTTGTCATGGAATATAGACAGCCTTATAAGTTTCAGACTTCTACAAGGGGTTGGTGCAGGTTTAATGATCCCAACTTTGCAAACACTGCTTGTTCAGATAGCTGGTGGCCGCAATTTGGGACGCCTGATGTCAATTGTAAGCATACCCGCATTAATGGGGCCGATTCTGGGCCCCGTACTGGGCGGAGTTATTGTAAATAGCTTAAGCTGGCGTTGGATTTTTTATATCAATATTCCAATTTGCATCGTGGCATTATTGCTGGCTTGGTGGGGACTACCGACTAATGAACCTTCCAACAACAGTAAGCAGCCTCTCGACATTCTCGGCATTCTGCTATTGTCTCCAGCGTTTGCCATACTCATTTACGGCATTACTCAGATGAGTTCTCATGGTAGCATCAACAGTAGCGAGGTGATTGTTCCGCTGGTAATTGGTTTGTGCCTGATGGGCGCATTCGTTGTTTATGCTTTATCCAAGAAAATTTTTCCGCTGATTGACTTGCATTTGTTTAAATCACGTAATTTTTCCGTTTCGAATGTTTTGTTTTTCCTGTCCGGCATCGTCACTAATGGAGCCATGCTTCTTCTTCCATTATACTATCAGCAGGTGCGTGGTGAAAGTATTTTGTTTACCGGTCTTTTGTTGATTCCACAAGGAATTGGCATGCTATTGACCAGAAGCTGGGTCGGGAGACTAGCGGATCGCATAGGCTCCCGTATAATCGTTATAATAAGCCTTGTAGTTATAATGATTGGTACATTACCATTTGCTTTTGCTGGTTCCGATACAAATCATGTTTTATTGGCAGTGGCATTGCTTATACGAGGAGCGGGTCTGGGTGGATTACTAATTCCAATAATGGCTTCTGCATATAGGGGATTAAGCAGAGATCAAGTTCCTGATGCCAGTATTGCAACTAGGATTTTACAGACAATCGGAGGAGCATTCGGGTCGGCCATACTTGCAACCATTGCTCAGCATCAGCTTTCCAGTAGTTATATATCCGATATCCAAGCTGTTGCAAGTTCATACAATGTCGCCTTTTGGTGGTCGATCGGCTTTACAGTAATTGCAATCATTCCCGCACTATTACTGCCAGTGCGCAAAAATGGGGCAGCGATAAGATAA
- a CDS encoding recombinase family protein: MFPTEKRKKMQQLLVQVINGKYDGVLVMDIDRLGRGEHADWAEICKAFLSAETYVITPQKIYDLSQEQDEMLFDFQAVFAKMEYKMIKKRMRQGKVAGAKKGMWTNVRPPYPYVYNSATKQVEVDAEKAKIYRAIVDKYLLGMSSQEVSVWLNRKSIAPPYSGKRNKYGWSHVTLYRLLISEIHLGYVIYGNSQEIYGK; encoded by the coding sequence ATATTTCCTACTGAAAAGCGTAAGAAAATGCAACAGTTATTGGTTCAAGTAATTAATGGCAAGTATGATGGCGTATTAGTTATGGATATTGACAGGTTAGGACGTGGGGAACATGCTGATTGGGCTGAAATATGTAAAGCCTTTCTTTCTGCTGAAACCTATGTTATCACGCCACAAAAAATCTATGATTTGTCCCAAGAGCAAGATGAAATGCTTTTCGACTTTCAAGCTGTTTTTGCCAAGATGGAATACAAAATGATTAAGAAACGCATGAGACAAGGCAAGGTTGCTGGTGCTAAGAAAGGCATGTGGACAAATGTTAGACCTCCTTATCCCTATGTATATAATTCAGCTACTAAGCAGGTAGAGGTAGATGCTGAAAAAGCAAAAATATATCGAGCCATTGTCGATAAATATCTGCTGGGTATGAGTTCTCAGGAAGTATCAGTATGGCTTAATCGTAAGAGCATTGCACCACCTTATAGCGGAAAGCGCAATAAATATGGTTGGTCACACGTTACTTTATATCGACTATTGATTAGCGAGATACATTTAGGCTATGTAATCTATGGCAATTCTCAAGAAATTTACGGAAAATAA
- a CDS encoding 6-phosphofructokinase, with amino-acid sequence MAILKKFTENNIDSLVVCGGDGAGKAAYLLSEMGLDTLLIPMTIDNNIYGSEYTIGYYTALESIRTCIQRIHQTGHNMPGRVFMIETFGGDSGQLTLASALYCGADIAIIPERKFDIQKITNRIKEVLKRKQQCIILCCEASFLSKEYHLGDQSASSEVGKKITEVTKERVRYTILGYCQRAGDPEIADIEKALFMGYYAGVALLNRITRQMIGIKDNEVIFIPLEDISSKKKELDQNNCILAEQLKII; translated from the coding sequence ATGGCAATTCTCAAGAAATTTACGGAAAATAACATTGATTCGTTGGTTGTATGTGGTGGCGATGGGGCAGGTAAAGCGGCTTATCTTTTGTCCGAAATGGGCTTGGATACATTACTTATTCCGATGACCATTGACAATAACATTTATGGAAGCGAATATACGATAGGATATTATACGGCATTGGAATCTATACGGACTTGTATACAAAGAATACATCAAACAGGCCACAATATGCCAGGACGCGTGTTCATGATTGAGACGTTTGGTGGTGATTCTGGGCAATTAACCTTGGCGTCAGCATTATACTGTGGTGCCGATATTGCGATTATTCCAGAACGAAAATTTGATATTCAGAAGATTACCAATCGGATCAAAGAAGTTCTTAAACGAAAACAACAATGCATTATCTTATGCTGTGAAGCAAGTTTCTTGAGTAAAGAATATCATCTAGGTGATCAAAGTGCATCCTCCGAGGTAGGGAAAAAGATTACTGAGGTAACAAAAGAACGTGTTCGGTATACAATTCTTGGTTATTGCCAAAGAGCGGGTGATCCTGAGATTGCTGATATCGAAAAGGCATTGTTTATGGGGTATTATGCAGGAGTAGCTTTACTTAATAGGATTACACGGCAGATGATAGGAATCAAGGATAATGAAGTGATATTTATCCCTCTAGAAGATATATCGAGTAAGAAAAAAGAGTTGGATCAAAATAATTGTATTTTGGCGGAACAATTAAAAATTATATAG
- a CDS encoding PTS sugar transporter subunit IIB → MYFGGTIKNYIEKGKINILMVCGAGLGSSFACQMSVEDVLKKMGVAAKLDHCDISSAASMHPDIILTAMNFDTI, encoded by the coding sequence TTGTATTTTGGCGGAACAATTAAAAATTATATAGAAAAGGGTAAAATCAATATTTTAATGGTTTGTGGGGCTGGTCTCGGCAGTAGCTTTGCTTGTCAAATGAGTGTCGAAGATGTATTAAAGAAAATGGGCGTAGCGGCAAAATTAGATCATTGTGATATTTCTTCGGCAGCTTCTATGCATCCGGACATCATTCTTACAGCGATGAATTTTGACACAATTTGA
- a CDS encoding PTS transporter subunit IIC, which translates to MDLQKKSFGQIISGTFKTLLGFQVLSAGSSIS; encoded by the coding sequence TTGGACTTACAGAAAAAATCTTTTGGACAAATTATTTCAGGCACATTTAAGACTCTCTTGGGCTTTCAAGTATTATCGGCAGGTTCTTCGATATCGTAG
- the phnF gene encoding phosphonate metabolism transcriptional regulator PhnF translates to MINKENGIPYYRQLMDVLQRQIDTGLLQEGQQIPAETEMSETFQVNRHTVRQAVNELCYLGVLYKMRGRGTFVAKAPLDSIEYQLSAKNRFSENITKMGGIPDTKILHPVEMVVPDDVRELLNLNLGDKVYCCYVQRFVNNRPFLVGQTFLPAKIFPNALEYLSTVQSMSHFYEKYNITYRRVKSVVRATFPSQEEAVLLGIPCNMPVIKVENLLKSQDEILIEYGIACYRGDLAKLSLVW, encoded by the coding sequence ATGATCAATAAGGAAAATGGCATACCTTATTACAGGCAGTTGATGGATGTGCTGCAACGGCAAATTGATACAGGTTTATTGCAGGAGGGTCAGCAAATTCCTGCGGAAACAGAAATGAGTGAGACTTTCCAGGTTAATCGGCATACGGTAAGACAGGCTGTCAATGAACTTTGCTATTTGGGAGTGCTTTATAAGATGCGGGGGCGAGGTACCTTTGTGGCTAAAGCACCGCTTGATTCCATTGAATATCAACTAAGCGCTAAAAATCGTTTTTCAGAAAACATTACTAAAATGGGCGGCATACCAGATACTAAAATTTTGCATCCAGTAGAAATGGTTGTGCCTGATGATGTTAGAGAGCTACTAAACCTTAATTTAGGTGATAAAGTTTATTGTTGTTATGTACAGCGATTTGTGAACAACCGGCCTTTTTTGGTTGGGCAAACTTTCCTTCCGGCTAAAATTTTTCCCAATGCGCTTGAATATTTGAGCACCGTTCAGTCCATGTCCCATTTCTATGAAAAATATAACATAACCTATCGGCGTGTAAAATCAGTTGTCCGAGCAACTTTTCCCAGCCAGGAAGAGGCCGTACTTCTTGGTATTCCGTGCAATATGCCGGTGATAAAGGTTGAGAATTTATTAAAATCCCAGGATGAAATCCTGATTGAATATGGTATTGCTTGCTACCGCGGTGACTTGGCAAAGCTTAGTCTCGTTTGGTAA